A window of the Streptomyces sp. NBC_00250 genome harbors these coding sequences:
- a CDS encoding ATP-grasp domain-containing protein, with product MTTPLLLLVESNTTGTGRQFAQRARDLGAVPVLLSADPARYPYAAEDGLRTVVVDTSDDDALWAAVTGLAAAAPVAGVLSSSEYYVATAAGLARRLGLPGPSADAVRACRDKSAQRRTLDTAGVPVPRFSVAGDVAEALAAAQWLGGPVVVKPVQGSGSLGVRLCRDRDEVAEHAKGLLAATVNERGLRTRGVVLVEQYLTGREFSVEVFGEEAVVTVTKHVGAPPVFVETGHDVPAVLPAAQAAALVDTAVRAVKALGLGWGAAHVELRLDGDVARVIEVNPRLAGGMIPELVRRARGVDLVGAQVRAALGERVDLTGTPDAAGAASIRFLTAGTDSVLADVAAAESAARAVPGVVDAVFYRPAGTRVAPAEDFRGRVGHVIATGTAPGQSAEAAGTALALGLAAALTPVAADVPVREAVPV from the coding sequence GTGACCACCCCGCTGCTGCTCCTCGTCGAGTCCAATACCACCGGCACGGGACGCCAGTTCGCCCAGCGGGCCCGCGATCTCGGAGCCGTACCCGTCCTGCTGAGCGCGGATCCCGCCCGCTATCCGTACGCCGCCGAGGACGGTCTGCGCACCGTCGTCGTGGACACCTCCGACGATGACGCCCTGTGGGCCGCCGTGACCGGCCTCGCCGCCGCCGCGCCGGTCGCCGGGGTGCTCTCCAGCTCCGAGTACTACGTCGCCACGGCCGCCGGCCTCGCCCGGCGCCTCGGGCTGCCGGGGCCGTCCGCCGACGCCGTCCGGGCCTGCCGCGACAAGTCCGCGCAGCGCCGCACCCTGGACACGGCCGGAGTGCCCGTACCCCGCTTCTCGGTGGCCGGCGACGTCGCCGAGGCGCTCGCCGCCGCCCAGTGGCTGGGCGGTCCCGTCGTCGTCAAGCCGGTGCAGGGCTCGGGGAGTCTGGGCGTACGCCTGTGCCGTGACCGGGACGAGGTCGCCGAGCACGCGAAGGGCCTGCTGGCCGCCACGGTCAACGAACGCGGGCTGCGCACCCGGGGCGTGGTCCTCGTCGAGCAGTACCTGACCGGGCGCGAGTTCTCGGTGGAGGTCTTCGGCGAGGAGGCCGTCGTCACGGTCACCAAACACGTCGGCGCGCCGCCGGTGTTCGTCGAGACGGGGCACGACGTGCCCGCCGTCCTCCCGGCCGCGCAGGCCGCCGCGCTCGTCGACACGGCCGTGCGCGCCGTCAAGGCCCTCGGCCTCGGCTGGGGCGCGGCCCACGTCGAGCTCCGGCTCGACGGCGACGTCGCCCGCGTCATCGAGGTCAATCCGCGGCTCGCCGGCGGCATGATCCCGGAGCTCGTGCGCCGGGCGCGCGGCGTCGACCTGGTCGGCGCCCAGGTGCGGGCCGCACTCGGCGAACGCGTCGACCTCACCGGTACGCCGGACGCGGCGGGCGCGGCCTCGATCCGTTTCCTCACGGCCGGCACCGACAGCGTCCTCGCGGACGTCGCCGCCGCCGAGTCGGCGGCCCGCGCGGTGCCCGGTGTCGTCGACGCCGTCTTCTACCGCCCGGCCGGAACCCGGGTCGCACCGGCCGAGGACTTCCGCGGACGGGTGGGCCATGTGATCGCGACCGGTACGGCTCCGGGGCAGTCGGCCGAAGCGGCCGGGACCGCCCTCGCGCTGGGACTCGCCGCAGCACTGACGCCCGTGGCGGCCGACGTGCCGGTGAGGGAGGCGGTGCCGGTATGA
- the argH gene encoding argininosuccinate lyase: MSGPQEAGTHTPQEAGVHTGRLRTGLDPRAHRIVYDQYRTDDGDPVGDELRLISEVDRAHLVMLAERGIVDATRAGALLDTVEALRAEDFAPVRARPMPRGLYLAYEGWLVDRLGQETGGVLHTGRSRNDLNATTVRLKVRGPYGRLLDEVVGLAQVLLDKAEAYRDVTMPAYTHGQPAVPVSYGHYLTGVAGGVLRSLAGLLDAGREIDVNPLGAGAVGGTSVPVDPDRTADLLGFTAAVPNSVDAVASRDFVLRMLSAAAVLGVLMARVARDLTWWTTEEFGLLRMADDLVGSSSMMPQKRNPFLLEHIQGRSTAALAGFTGAAAAMSTAGYTNAIAVGTEAARHLWPGLADTTQAVTLLRLVVDGAEPDRERMRDRAREGFTSATYLAERLVVDGTPFRTAHHLVGETVLAALDSGTPLSEAARTQPDVAAAAAGYPADWLDPETVAAACAHGGGPGGTAPTEALARARTELALLADESAARRARWADAAERLSAEAAKVVAATSADVPGDAPGDATTKVVAAR, from the coding sequence ATGAGCGGCCCGCAGGAGGCGGGAACGCACACCCCGCAGGAGGCGGGCGTCCACACCGGGCGGCTGCGCACCGGGCTCGACCCGCGAGCCCATCGCATCGTCTACGACCAGTACCGGACCGACGACGGCGACCCCGTCGGCGACGAACTGCGGCTGATCAGCGAGGTCGACCGGGCCCATCTGGTGATGCTCGCCGAGCGCGGCATCGTCGACGCGACCCGCGCCGGAGCTCTCCTCGACACGGTCGAAGCCCTGCGCGCCGAGGACTTCGCCCCCGTCCGCGCCCGCCCCATGCCGCGCGGCCTGTACCTGGCGTACGAGGGCTGGCTCGTCGACCGGCTCGGCCAGGAGACCGGCGGGGTGCTGCACACCGGGCGCTCCCGCAACGACCTCAACGCCACCACCGTACGACTCAAGGTGCGCGGCCCGTACGGCCGACTCCTGGACGAAGTCGTCGGGTTGGCGCAGGTCCTGCTCGACAAGGCGGAGGCGTACCGGGACGTCACCATGCCCGCGTACACCCACGGCCAGCCCGCCGTGCCCGTCAGCTACGGACACTATCTGACCGGGGTCGCCGGCGGCGTGCTGCGCTCGCTGGCCGGACTGCTCGACGCCGGGCGGGAGATCGACGTCAACCCGCTCGGCGCGGGAGCCGTCGGCGGCACCTCCGTGCCCGTCGATCCGGACCGCACCGCCGACCTGCTCGGCTTCACCGCCGCCGTGCCGAACTCGGTCGACGCCGTCGCCTCCCGTGACTTCGTGCTGCGCATGCTCTCCGCCGCCGCCGTCCTCGGCGTCCTCATGGCCCGGGTCGCCCGCGACCTGACCTGGTGGACCACCGAGGAGTTCGGACTGCTGCGGATGGCCGACGACCTCGTCGGCTCCAGCTCGATGATGCCGCAGAAGCGCAACCCCTTCCTCCTCGAACACATCCAGGGCCGCTCGACCGCCGCCCTCGCCGGCTTCACCGGCGCCGCGGCGGCCATGTCCACCGCCGGGTACACCAACGCCATCGCCGTCGGCACCGAGGCCGCCCGCCACCTCTGGCCCGGCCTCGCCGACACCACCCAGGCCGTGACCCTGCTCCGGCTCGTCGTCGACGGAGCGGAACCCGACCGCGAGCGGATGCGCGACCGCGCCCGGGAGGGCTTCACCTCGGCGACCTACCTCGCCGAACGCCTCGTCGTCGACGGCACACCCTTCCGTACCGCCCACCACCTGGTCGGCGAGACCGTCCTCGCCGCCCTCGACAGCGGTACGCCCCTGTCCGAGGCGGCCCGCACACAGCCCGACGTGGCCGCGGCCGCCGCCGGGTACCCCGCCGACTGGCTCGACCCGGAGACCGTGGCCGCCGCCTGCGCCCACGGCGGAGGCCCCGGCGGCACCGCACCGACCGAGGCGCTGGCCCGGGCACGTACGGAACTCGCCCTCCTCGCCGACGAGTCGGCCGCCCGGCGGGCGCGCTGGGCCGACGCCGCCGAGCGACTGTCCGCCGAGGCCGCCAAGGTGGTGGCCGCCACGTCGGCCGATGTGCCGGGCGACGCGCCGGGCGACGCGACCACCAAGGTGGTGGCCGCCCGATGA
- a CDS encoding GHMP family kinase ATP-binding protein, producing the protein MVDHSGWRVGVASAPIHHGEILQGVFPHQGQLTRGLVTLPCTVHTTRASFIPARGEELTVHPAWKSKAARAAQLTAEACVPPGEGPVGGHLELTGDVPLCRGFGSSTSDVLAAVWAVQDALVSPLPPEEIARIAVRAETASDSLMFNESSVLFAQREGKVIEDFGYRMPVLRVLGFGSRPENEGKGIDTLAFPPAEYGSAELELFAELQVMLREAIHTKDVALVGAVATASTDINQRHLPIPRLDGLRAIVRETGALGIQAAHSGDIAGLLFDRDDPEVEARTEHAQRLLHNIGIHEQWIFTTGD; encoded by the coding sequence ATGGTGGATCATTCCGGTTGGCGGGTCGGCGTCGCCTCGGCCCCGATACATCACGGCGAAATTCTCCAGGGCGTCTTTCCGCACCAGGGCCAGCTCACCCGGGGGCTGGTCACCTTGCCCTGCACCGTCCACACCACCCGGGCCTCCTTCATCCCCGCGCGGGGCGAGGAGCTGACCGTTCACCCGGCCTGGAAGTCCAAGGCGGCGCGGGCCGCGCAGCTCACCGCCGAGGCCTGCGTCCCGCCCGGGGAGGGGCCGGTGGGCGGGCATCTCGAACTCACCGGCGACGTTCCGCTCTGCCGTGGCTTCGGCTCGTCCACCAGCGACGTCCTCGCCGCGGTCTGGGCCGTGCAGGACGCCCTGGTGTCCCCGCTGCCCCCCGAGGAGATCGCCCGGATCGCGGTGCGGGCCGAGACGGCGTCCGACTCCCTGATGTTCAACGAGAGTTCGGTGCTGTTCGCGCAGCGGGAGGGCAAGGTCATCGAGGACTTCGGGTACCGCATGCCGGTGCTGCGGGTCCTCGGCTTCGGCTCGCGGCCCGAGAACGAGGGCAAGGGCATCGACACGCTGGCCTTCCCGCCCGCCGAGTACGGCAGCGCGGAACTCGAACTCTTCGCCGAACTCCAGGTGATGCTGCGCGAGGCCATCCACACCAAGGACGTCGCCCTCGTCGGGGCGGTCGCCACCGCCAGTACCGACATCAACCAGCGGCACCTGCCCATCCCCCGCCTCGACGGCCTGCGCGCCATCGTCCGGGAGACCGGTGCCCTCGGCATCCAGGCCGCGCACAGCGGGGACATCGCCGGGCTCCTCTTCGACCGCGACGACCCCGAGGTCGAGGCCCGCACCGAGCACGCCCAGCGACTGCTGCACAACATCGGCATCCACGAGCAGTGGATCTTCACGACGGGTGACTGA
- a CDS encoding PLP-dependent cysteine synthase family protein, which produces MTTTTIAGAGRLHDSVVDATELPRIIQVTDNLYAAAFSLMKLLPARYIIDRAEAAGLLRPGSRVIETSSGTFALGLAMVCRLRGYDLTIVGDSAIDRDLRNRLEMLGATVEIVEYAGQSGGIQGARLARVEELRRLHPDSFVPGQYDNPDNPGAYAAVADLIGETVGSVDCLVGPVGSGGSTGGLAAALRPADPALHLVGVDTHGSIIFGSPDGPRTLRGLGSSIHPGNVRHSAYDEVHWVTAPEAFHATHELFRTHGLFMGPTSGASFQVASWWAARNPGSKVVMVLPDEGYRYQSTVYHAEWLREQGIEPAPTAGGPVTVDHPLDAPSSWTRLVWARRGFDDVMTPEAADLGDVMTPEVHDLGAVMTPEARS; this is translated from the coding sequence ATGACTACGACCACGATCGCGGGCGCCGGCAGGCTGCACGACTCGGTGGTGGACGCCACCGAGCTGCCCCGCATCATCCAGGTGACCGACAACCTCTACGCGGCGGCGTTCAGCCTGATGAAGCTGCTGCCGGCGCGCTACATCATCGACCGCGCCGAGGCCGCCGGACTGCTGCGCCCCGGCAGCCGGGTCATCGAGACCTCCTCCGGCACCTTCGCGCTCGGCCTGGCGATGGTGTGCCGACTGCGCGGATACGACCTGACCATCGTGGGCGACTCCGCCATCGACCGCGACCTGCGCAACCGCCTCGAAATGCTGGGCGCCACCGTCGAGATCGTCGAGTACGCCGGGCAGAGCGGCGGCATCCAGGGCGCCCGCCTCGCCCGCGTCGAGGAACTGCGCCGGCTCCACCCCGACAGCTTCGTGCCCGGCCAGTACGACAACCCCGACAACCCCGGCGCCTACGCCGCGGTCGCCGACCTCATCGGCGAGACCGTCGGCTCCGTGGACTGCCTGGTCGGACCGGTCGGGTCCGGCGGCTCCACCGGCGGCCTCGCCGCCGCCCTGCGCCCGGCGGACCCGGCGCTGCACCTCGTCGGTGTGGACACCCACGGCTCGATCATCTTCGGCTCGCCCGACGGGCCGCGCACGCTGCGCGGCCTCGGCAGCAGCATCCACCCGGGCAACGTGCGCCACAGCGCCTACGACGAGGTGCACTGGGTCACCGCCCCCGAGGCCTTCCACGCCACCCACGAACTCTTCCGCACCCACGGCCTGTTCATGGGCCCCACCAGCGGTGCCTCCTTCCAGGTCGCCTCCTGGTGGGCCGCGCGCAACCCGGGCAGCAAGGTCGTCATGGTGCTGCCCGACGAGGGCTACCGCTACCAGTCCACCGTCTACCACGCCGAGTGGCTGCGCGAGCAGGGCATCGAGCCGGCGCCGACGGCCGGCGGCCCGGTCACCGTCGACCATCCGCTGGACGCCCCGTCCTCGTGGACCCGTCTGGTGTGGGCACGCCGCGGCTTCGACGACGTCATGACGCCGGAGGCTGCCGACCTCGGTGACGTCATGACGCCGGAGGTCCACGACCTCGGTGCCGTGATGACGCCGGAGGCGCGGTCGTGA